In one Gammaproteobacteria bacterium genomic region, the following are encoded:
- a CDS encoding rhodanese-related sulfurtransferase, whose product MKIVVVALYKFVQLPDYVELRAAILKICLQHNIKGTLLLAEEGINGTIAGFREDIDQVLKYLRNDARLVDLEPKESLHDIPPFHRMKVKLKREIVTMGVEDIRPGEMVGAYVEAADWNQLISQPDVTLIDTRNRYEISIGQFKNAVDPETTNFREFPEYVATHLDPNKHTKVAMYCTGGIRCEKATAYLLKQGFKEVYHLKGGILKYLEDVPAAESLWQGECFVFDQRVAVGHDLEMGSYDQCHACRHPIDEQDKQSVHYRPGISCPHCYATFTEEQKASAAERYRQVQLAQQRGDAHLGVPQQPDKTRRSN is encoded by the coding sequence ATGAAAATTGTTGTTGTCGCATTATATAAGTTTGTCCAATTACCTGATTATGTCGAGCTGCGTGCAGCCATTTTGAAAATATGCCTGCAGCATAATATCAAAGGCACTTTGTTATTAGCAGAAGAAGGTATCAATGGAACGATTGCGGGCTTTCGCGAAGATATAGATCAGGTTTTAAAGTATTTGCGTAATGACGCACGTTTGGTCGATTTAGAACCTAAAGAGTCTTTGCACGACATCCCGCCTTTTCATCGCATGAAAGTTAAACTTAAACGCGAAATTGTCACGATGGGCGTGGAAGATATTCGCCCTGGCGAAATGGTGGGCGCGTATGTTGAAGCCGCGGATTGGAATCAGCTTATTAGTCAGCCGGATGTAACATTAATTGATACTCGCAATCGTTATGAAATTAGCATCGGCCAATTTAAAAATGCAGTAGATCCGGAAACCACTAATTTTCGTGAATTTCCCGAATACGTTGCGACGCATTTAGATCCTAATAAACATACTAAAGTCGCCATGTACTGCACCGGAGGAATTCGTTGTGAAAAAGCCACGGCGTATTTACTAAAACAAGGTTTTAAAGAGGTTTATCATCTTAAAGGCGGCATTTTAAAATACTTGGAAGACGTTCCGGCCGCAGAAAGTTTGTGGCAAGGCGAATGTTTTGTGTTTGATCAGCGTGTTGCAGTGGGTCATGATTTAGAAATGGGTTCTTATGATCAGTGTCATGCGTGCCGTCATCCGATCGATGAACAAGATAAACAATCTGTACATTATCGTCCGGGTATTTCTTGTCCACATTGTTATGCGACTTTTACAGAAGAACAAAAAGCCAGTGCCGCTGAACGTTATCGACAAGTGCAATTGGCGCAGCAGCGCGGTGACGCACATCTGGGTGTACCGCAACAACCCGATAAAACACGCAGATCTAATTAA
- a CDS encoding translocation/assembly module TamB domain-containing protein — MKWLRRLAITLVILCILLLICVGFLRSESGTRFFVYVMNSTLAPNLIIIPESGKLFEDGLVFKEISYTSDTFKIAFYDGLIALKLADLRARVLTASTIVAKRMTYTETLKDDSPDSPIDVRFPFKMSIQQAQLKLMEFHLLNTQFEFSDVDLAVTAQNNYLDIEKLNVVFDGWQLVATARLLLKDHLPLQGVLHWQGPIQDYTLGGVVAVQGDVARLKVDQTWQQPIMGHTTGWLTTGAFETPLLQTALNTRWPAFKWQDINIGSGHLHLRGTWPTYELSSKTAIQYAAYPLINLNLRHAIVDANKLSQVDLRADINDGWLDLQGEWNWQQHAITSRYRFVKLTPAMFNKDWQGQLSGGGRVHWRGTTWQKAEWGVELVNWVGTWRGHAFFADGQVYWRQGALHSPGFRMNDGVNDININAAFTPSQWQADSYAIWHINAPALENFWPSLAGSIIGHGYWKGRWPAFDVQADVQIKNFRYEQFYIDEGYIKIDPRFSETEPHYKNQAVISLKKLHIQDFVVDSLNIDWIGQWNDWRGHLIAQKENINTEVTFSAKQVQDSDWSGRILAWNISVPLLGSWQLSEEVDWQWLDDTLMPISLPWASQTATSRVNLQGNLKNAEFSGEVQNFAVHRVLADWLSSRLQVEGNASAVFRGNIKNAQPMFSGEIDVADGLVLFNPENKKDVYRYPWQRGHWQFKHDSQLSEFQGQLNIPGIWEGDMLGQVQKCCDDNSPVNARIKIKSNDVAWLEGLDAQIDAIAGQLNIDLSVVGTLSKPTLLGGAYWHKGRFGLASMGVVLEDIELQLEHKGNGRLHMEMVFKSDGYGHLRGDLIANDWQDWRLNAALSGKNLKVFDTEQLKLWASPELQVDWRSQGITHQVNLQGKVDIPRAKIEPRELPKKAIRRSADEVIVNQSVSTKSQDNIALTSDLEITLGEEIQFLGFGVLANLEGQMNIYDQPGKKTRASGEIRLKEGQYQAYGQKLTIEQGRFIFQGPLDNPGLDVTATRTVDDYRVGLVVTGTLRDPKSRVFSEPAVSDSEALSLLVLGKPLSTATETDTNSMWAAVASLGLLQSENLREGMSDTFKIDHLSVDTDENRKESALLIGKYITPALYVQYSVGLFDQLASWGVHYTLDKNWRIEVETGYRSSLDLLYQIERD; from the coding sequence TTAAAATCGCTTTTTATGATGGCTTAATTGCTTTAAAGCTGGCAGATTTACGCGCTCGCGTATTAACCGCTTCTACGATCGTAGCTAAGCGCATGACTTATACAGAAACGCTTAAAGACGATTCTCCTGATTCACCTATTGATGTGCGTTTTCCTTTTAAAATGAGCATACAACAGGCGCAATTAAAGCTAATGGAATTTCATCTGCTTAACACCCAGTTTGAATTTTCGGATGTTGATCTTGCGGTTACTGCGCAGAATAATTATTTAGATATTGAAAAATTAAATGTCGTCTTTGACGGTTGGCAATTAGTTGCTACTGCACGTTTGCTGCTAAAAGATCATTTGCCATTGCAAGGTGTTCTGCATTGGCAAGGTCCAATCCAAGACTACACTTTGGGCGGTGTCGTTGCAGTGCAAGGCGACGTCGCTCGTTTGAAAGTTGATCAGACCTGGCAACAACCGATTATGGGCCATACCACGGGTTGGTTAACCACCGGCGCATTTGAAACGCCGTTATTACAAACTGCATTAAATACGCGTTGGCCGGCATTCAAGTGGCAAGATATAAATATTGGATCAGGTCATTTGCATTTACGAGGCACGTGGCCGACTTATGAGTTATCCAGCAAAACCGCCATTCAATATGCTGCTTATCCGCTTATTAATTTAAATTTACGACATGCAATTGTAGATGCGAATAAATTAAGCCAAGTTGATTTGCGTGCTGACATTAATGATGGTTGGTTGGATTTGCAAGGTGAATGGAATTGGCAGCAGCACGCCATTACATCGCGTTATCGATTTGTGAAATTAACACCTGCTATGTTTAATAAAGACTGGCAAGGGCAATTATCAGGTGGTGGTCGCGTGCATTGGCGTGGCACTACTTGGCAAAAAGCTGAATGGGGAGTTGAGCTGGTTAATTGGGTCGGTACTTGGCGAGGCCATGCTTTTTTTGCTGACGGGCAAGTGTATTGGCGGCAAGGTGCATTACATAGTCCGGGTTTTAGAATGAATGATGGTGTTAATGATATTAATATCAATGCAGCATTTACTCCATCGCAATGGCAGGCGGATAGTTATGCAATTTGGCATATTAATGCACCGGCTTTAGAAAATTTTTGGCCAAGCTTGGCGGGCAGTATCATTGGCCACGGTTATTGGAAAGGTCGTTGGCCGGCGTTTGATGTGCAAGCCGATGTGCAAATTAAAAATTTTCGTTATGAACAGTTTTATATAGATGAAGGTTATATAAAAATTGATCCGCGCTTTTCTGAAACTGAGCCGCATTATAAAAATCAAGCTGTCATATCTCTTAAAAAGCTGCACATACAAGATTTTGTTGTGGATTCGCTCAATATTGATTGGATCGGTCAATGGAATGATTGGCGGGGACATCTTATTGCACAAAAAGAAAATATTAATACAGAGGTTACATTTAGCGCTAAACAAGTGCAGGACAGTGATTGGTCGGGGCGTATCTTAGCGTGGAATATTAGCGTGCCGCTGTTGGGGTCGTGGCAGCTAAGCGAGGAAGTTGATTGGCAATGGCTAGATGATACCTTGATGCCGATTAGTTTACCTTGGGCTTCGCAAACTGCAACGTCGCGTGTCAATCTGCAAGGTAATTTAAAAAATGCAGAGTTTAGCGGTGAGGTACAAAACTTTGCAGTGCATCGTGTGTTAGCAGATTGGTTGTCATCGCGATTACAAGTAGAAGGTAATGCGAGTGCTGTATTTCGCGGCAATATAAAAAATGCGCAACCCATGTTTTCGGGTGAGATTGATGTAGCAGATGGCTTAGTACTTTTTAATCCGGAAAACAAAAAAGACGTATATCGCTATCCTTGGCAACGTGGTCATTGGCAATTTAAGCACGACTCACAACTCAGTGAATTTCAAGGACAGTTAAACATTCCCGGTATTTGGGAAGGCGACATGTTAGGGCAAGTGCAAAAGTGTTGTGATGACAACAGTCCAGTCAATGCACGCATTAAAATAAAATCTAATGATGTTGCATGGTTAGAAGGTTTGGATGCGCAAATTGATGCAATAGCGGGACAATTAAATATTGATTTAAGTGTAGTCGGCACACTGAGTAAGCCGACCTTATTAGGCGGTGCTTATTGGCATAAAGGACGTTTTGGTTTAGCTTCTATGGGTGTTGTGTTAGAAGACATTGAATTGCAGTTGGAGCATAAAGGCAATGGGCGGCTGCATATGGAAATGGTTTTTAAAAGCGATGGTTATGGTCATTTGCGCGGCGATCTAATTGCAAATGATTGGCAAGACTGGCGTTTGAATGCTGCCTTGTCTGGGAAAAATTTAAAAGTATTTGATACCGAACAATTAAAATTATGGGCTTCACCGGAATTACAAGTTGATTGGCGTAGTCAGGGCATTACTCATCAAGTGAATTTGCAAGGCAAAGTTGATATTCCGCGCGCTAAGATTGAACCGCGTGAGCTGCCTAAAAAAGCGATTCGTCGCAGTGCGGATGAAGTGATTGTTAATCAATCAGTCAGTACAAAATCTCAAGATAATATTGCGCTCACGAGTGATTTGGAAATTACCTTGGGTGAAGAAATTCAATTCCTTGGTTTTGGTGTGTTGGCGAATTTAGAAGGTCAGATGAATATTTATGATCAGCCGGGTAAAAAAACACGTGCAAGTGGCGAGATTCGTTTAAAGGAAGGTCAATATCAAGCCTATGGTCAAAAACTGACGATTGAACAAGGGCGTTTTATTTTTCAAGGTCCTTTGGATAATCCGGGTTTAGATGTGACAGCAACGCGCACAGTGGATGATTATCGCGTCGGTTTGGTAGTGACCGGAACGTTGCGTGATCCTAAAAGTCGAGTTTTTTCTGAGCCGGCCGTGTCTGATAGTGAGGCGTTGAGTTTGTTGGTATTAGGTAAACCTTTAAGCACTGCAACGGAAACGGATACAAATAGTATGTGGGCAGCGGTGGCATCATTGGGTTTATTACAAAGTGAAAATTTACGTGAAGGCATGAGTGATACTTTTAAAATCGATCATTTGTCCGTAGACACGGACGAAAATCGAAAAGAGTCCGCATTACTAATTGGTAAATACATCACGCCAGCGCTGTATGTGCAATACAGTGTGGGTTTGTTTGATCAGTTAGCCTCTTGGGGTGTGCATTACACGCTCGATAAAAATTGGCGTATTGAAGTAGAAACAGGTTATCGCAGCAGTTTAGATTTATTGTATCAAATTGAACGTGATTAA
- the sbcB gene encoding exodeoxyribonuclease I, translated as MSTPPSFYWHDYETFGISPARDQPAQFAGVRTDLDFNIIDEPHTWYCKPTPDRLPQAEACLLTGITPQMALEKGVAEKRFADHIHGQLNQPGTCALGYNSIRFDDEVTRHLFYRNFIDPYAREWQHGNSRWDLLDMARMCYALRPEGIEWPQHPDGAPSFKLQDLTNANNISHTAAHDALSDVYATIGLARLIKQQQPRLFDYLFRLRQRQEVSKILNPQQAQILLHTSGMIPAQFACTSLFVPLATHAQNRNAVIAYDLRYAPDALLELDIDEIKQCVFTKQNELPENMERIHLKLIHLNKSPALAPLTTWNESSATRIQLTIETAEKHLKSLLTRRDLAQILPLVFENNFSDDEKSDTPDPELMLYRGGFFSNEDRARMQKIRSLAPEKLAGLTPAFEDARLFELFFRYRARNYPDTLNTEEQQRWQQYCAEKLLDKKNGDGLSALEAYQKTLAELQIQYDKDSRAQTILKALQTYPQQLGIKGID; from the coding sequence GTGTCCACTCCTCCCAGTTTTTATTGGCATGACTACGAAACATTTGGCATTTCACCGGCTCGCGATCAACCTGCGCAATTTGCTGGCGTGCGCACTGATTTAGATTTTAATATTATTGATGAACCTCATACCTGGTACTGTAAACCCACACCAGATCGCTTGCCGCAAGCAGAAGCGTGTCTTTTAACGGGCATTACACCGCAAATGGCCTTGGAAAAAGGTGTGGCAGAAAAGCGCTTCGCCGATCATATTCATGGCCAATTAAATCAACCAGGCACGTGCGCCTTGGGTTACAACAGCATTCGCTTTGACGATGAAGTCACACGTCATTTGTTTTATCGAAATTTTATTGATCCCTACGCACGCGAATGGCAACACGGTAATTCACGTTGGGATTTATTAGACATGGCGCGTATGTGTTACGCCTTACGTCCGGAAGGTATTGAATGGCCACAGCATCCCGATGGCGCACCCAGTTTTAAATTACAAGATTTAACTAACGCTAATAATATTAGTCACACCGCTGCGCATGATGCGCTTTCGGATGTCTATGCAACCATTGGCTTAGCGCGTTTAATTAAACAGCAACAACCGCGTTTATTTGATTATTTATTTCGCTTACGACAACGTCAAGAAGTCAGCAAAATTTTAAATCCACAACAAGCACAGATACTATTACATACCAGCGGGATGATTCCCGCACAATTTGCTTGCACGAGTTTATTTGTCCCGTTAGCCACGCACGCGCAAAATCGTAATGCGGTGATCGCTTATGATTTACGTTATGCGCCCGATGCATTATTAGAACTCGACATAGACGAAATTAAGCAGTGCGTATTTACTAAACAGAATGAATTACCAGAAAACATGGAACGTATTCATTTAAAACTTATCCATCTGAATAAAAGCCCCGCGCTGGCACCACTGACCACATGGAATGAAAGCAGCGCGACAAGAATTCAATTAACTATCGAAACTGCTGAAAAACATTTAAAAAGTTTATTGACGCGCCGAGATTTAGCTCAAATATTACCCTTAGTATTTGAAAATAATTTTTCAGATGACGAAAAATCTGACACGCCTGACCCAGAACTAATGTTATATCGCGGAGGGTTTTTCAGTAATGAAGATCGAGCCCGCATGCAAAAAATTCGCAGCCTTGCTCCCGAAAAGCTCGCTGGACTGACACCCGCATTTGAAGATGCGCGTTTATTCGAATTATTTTTCAGATATCGCGCGCGTAATTATCCAGATACTTTAAATACCGAAGAGCAACAACGGTGGCAACAATATTGCGCAGAAAAATTATTGGATAAAAAAAATGGCGATGGCCTATCAGCGCTAGAGGCTTACCAGAAAACCTTAGCTGAGTTACAGATTCAATATGACAAAGATTCACGCGCTCAAACTATTTTGAAGGCACTACAAACCTATCCACAACAACTAGGCATTAAAGGAATCGACTAA
- a CDS encoding flagellar biosynthesis protein FlgE, whose protein sequence is MEISGLQNAGLQGIREGLRGLRDTAEAVARTGTTDQQSSAADSAVHLVDLKMHELQVAVSAKAVQAENNAIGSILDIFA, encoded by the coding sequence GTGGAAATCAGTGGTTTACAAAATGCAGGTTTACAGGGGATCCGTGAGGGTCTGCGCGGTTTACGTGATACCGCCGAAGCGGTAGCGCGTACGGGTACTACCGATCAGCAAAGTAGTGCCGCCGATAGCGCAGTGCATTTAGTGGATTTGAAAATGCATGAATTACAAGTCGCGGTGTCCGCCAAAGCCGTGCAAGCAGAAAATAATGCGATAGGTTCTATCTTAGATATTTTTGCTTAA
- a CDS encoding response regulator: MEKAAHFISRMQEIKNVSALIEARSVMVVDDSVEDHEAFVRAFRRVGAKNEISPFLDCEKALESLGHSKSNPVEHERLPALIFVDLNMPGTDGREFLRRVKTDERLKCIPVIVLTTSVDDRDVNYCYSAGANAFIRKPVSLMDFYDMLDKTCRFWFDAANLPKC, encoded by the coding sequence ATGGAAAAGGCAGCACATTTTATTTCACGCATGCAGGAAATTAAAAACGTGAGCGCATTAATTGAAGCTCGTTCGGTAATGGTGGTTGATGATAGTGTCGAAGATCATGAAGCCTTTGTACGTGCATTTCGGCGTGTGGGTGCAAAAAATGAAATATCGCCCTTCCTAGACTGTGAAAAAGCATTAGAGTCATTAGGGCACAGCAAGAGTAATCCAGTAGAGCATGAACGATTACCCGCGTTGATATTTGTTGATCTGAATATGCCTGGTACAGATGGCCGCGAATTTCTGCGTCGGGTTAAAACAGATGAACGTTTAAAATGCATTCCGGTGATTGTATTAACTACGTCAGTGGACGATCGAGATGTTAATTATTGCTATTCGGCCGGTGCAAATGCCTTCATTCGTAAACCCGTTAGCCTGATGGATTTTTATGATATGTTGGATAAAACCTGTCGTTTTTGGTTTGATGCTGCTAATTTACCTAAATGTTAA
- a CDS encoding succinylglutamate desuccinylase/aspartoacylase family protein has translation MSHDITINGKQFSAHTQGIVELPIPNFYTSQTPLGLAVHVINGKHAGPRLFISAAIHGDELHGVEIIRRIMRHEAMQQLVGTVVAVPIVNIFGIIQRSRYLPDHRDLNRSFPGSSHGSLASRLAHIFMQEIVSKCTHGIDIHTGAHHRVNLPQIRANIDDPETKRLACAFGAPVVIKSTLRDGSLRQAARELGIPTLLYESGEALRFDEAGICLGVEGILSVMRALNMLPTNNIPTKIIEPFIARSSHWERAQQSGIMRNVAALGLKVESGTELGIIANPTDLFSNTDCPVRCDREGLIIGRTNLPLVNEGDAIFHIAHLEEAESNQFNNASSQTMEIPSIAEPPATG, from the coding sequence ATGAGTCATGACATCACGATTAATGGCAAACAATTTTCCGCACATACTCAAGGCATTGTCGAATTACCGATACCCAATTTTTACACATCGCAAACCCCATTAGGTTTAGCAGTACATGTCATCAATGGTAAACACGCAGGGCCGCGCTTGTTTATTAGCGCCGCGATTCATGGCGATGAACTTCATGGTGTAGAAATTATTCGTCGCATCATGCGCCATGAAGCCATGCAACAATTAGTGGGCACGGTTGTCGCAGTACCGATTGTGAATATTTTTGGCATCATTCAACGTTCGCGTTATTTGCCCGACCATCGTGATTTAAATCGTTCTTTCCCCGGTTCATCACACGGTTCTTTGGCTTCACGTTTAGCCCATATCTTTATGCAAGAAATTGTTAGCAAATGTACTCACGGTATTGATATTCACACGGGTGCACATCACCGCGTCAATCTACCGCAAATTCGCGCCAACATAGATGACCCAGAAACCAAACGTTTAGCCTGCGCGTTTGGTGCGCCGGTGGTTATTAAATCTACTTTGCGTGATGGTTCTTTACGCCAAGCAGCGCGTGAACTAGGCATTCCTACTTTACTTTATGAATCCGGCGAAGCATTACGTTTTGATGAAGCGGGAATTTGCCTGGGTGTAGAAGGGATTTTATCGGTCATGCGCGCACTGAACATGTTACCCACGAACAATATACCAACCAAAATAATAGAACCTTTCATTGCACGTTCTAGTCATTGGGAACGCGCACAACAAAGTGGCATTATGCGAAATGTTGCGGCTTTAGGTTTAAAAGTAGAAAGCGGTACCGAATTAGGTATCATCGCCAACCCTACGGATTTATTTTCAAACACCGATTGTCCCGTACGCTGCGATCGTGAAGGACTCATTATTGGTCGAACTAATTTACCTTTAGTAAATGAGGGGGATGCAATCTTTCATATCGCGCATCTTGAAGAAGCTGAGTCCAATCAATTTAACAATGCATCGTCACAAACAATGGAAATACCTTCAATCGCCGAACCACCTGCAACGGGCTGA
- a CDS encoding ATP-dependent zinc protease — MVFLTEFPTVIQALLSSYSGIFTFSFLCCKVIVDVILIHCENPPLTTDTLICLGWREWVALPELGITRIKAKLDSGARTSALHAFEITPFEQNNVRKVRFHLQPNPRKIDIIQTCEALIVDQREVTDSGGHRELRWVIQTPIVIGNHSYPIDITLTSRASMRFRMLLGRTAFSGRYLIDVSRSYIAGKPPLAL, encoded by the coding sequence ATGGTATTTTTAACAGAGTTCCCCACTGTAATACAAGCCTTACTAAGTTCTTATAGTGGTATTTTTACGTTCTCATTCCTGTGCTGTAAGGTTATAGTCGATGTCATTCTTATTCACTGCGAAAATCCTCCATTGACTACAGACACTTTAATTTGTTTAGGTTGGCGCGAATGGGTTGCCCTGCCCGAACTCGGTATTACCCGTATCAAAGCAAAATTAGACAGTGGCGCGCGCACCTCCGCATTACACGCGTTTGAAATTACGCCTTTCGAGCAAAATAATGTGCGCAAAGTGCGTTTTCATTTGCAGCCCAATCCACGCAAAATAGACATTATTCAAACCTGCGAAGCATTAATTGTGGATCAACGCGAAGTCACTGATTCCGGTGGACATCGTGAACTACGCTGGGTCATACAAACGCCTATCGTCATCGGCAATCACAGCTATCCAATCGACATTACACTGACCAGCCGCGCGAGCATGCGGTTTCGTATGTTGCTGGGGCGGACGGCATTTAGTGGGCGTTATTTAATTGATGTATCTCGATCTTATATTGCAGGCAAACCACCGTTAGCGTTGTAG
- the rimK gene encoding 30S ribosomal protein S6--L-glutamate ligase, producing the protein MRIAILSRNSRLYSTRRLVEAAQQRGHEIRVIDHLRCFMDITSDDPTIHYKNEELRDYDAVIPRIGASVTFYGTAVVRQFEMMGVYCVNESVAITRARDKLRSLQLLARKGVGIPATAFAHSPDDIPGLIREVGGAPLVIKLLEGTQGIGVVLAETHNAAESVIQAFMGLDANILVQEFIHEADGADIRCLVVGGKVIAAMQRQAAAGEFRSNLHRGGSAQLVKLTAQERAVAVEAAKIMGLNVCGVDMLRSSRGPLIMEVNSSPGLRGIEQATNKDIAGMIIEFIEQHAKPNNTRTRGKG; encoded by the coding sequence ATGCGTATCGCTATTCTCTCTCGTAACAGCCGCCTCTATTCGACGCGGCGTTTAGTTGAAGCAGCCCAACAACGAGGGCATGAAATTCGCGTTATTGATCATTTACGTTGTTTCATGGACATTACTTCCGATGATCCGACGATTCATTATAAAAATGAAGAGCTGCGTGATTATGACGCGGTGATTCCACGCATTGGTGCATCGGTTACTTTTTATGGTACGGCTGTAGTGCGTCAATTTGAAATGATGGGCGTTTATTGCGTTAATGAATCCGTGGCGATTACGCGCGCGCGCGACAAATTACGCTCTTTGCAATTACTCGCTCGCAAAGGCGTAGGCATTCCGGCTACCGCTTTTGCGCATTCACCCGATGATATCCCGGGTTTAATTCGTGAAGTCGGTGGCGCGCCCTTAGTCATTAAATTACTCGAAGGTACGCAAGGCATTGGTGTGGTATTAGCCGAAACACATAATGCTGCTGAAAGCGTGATTCAAGCATTTATGGGATTAGATGCCAATATTTTAGTCCAGGAATTTATTCACGAAGCCGATGGTGCGGATATTCGCTGTCTCGTCGTAGGCGGAAAAGTAATCGCTGCGATGCAACGTCAAGCTGCCGCCGGTGAGTTTCGTTCGAATTTACATCGCGGTGGCAGCGCGCAACTCGTTAAATTGACTGCGCAAGAACGCGCCGTCGCGGTAGAAGCTGCAAAAATTATGGGTTTGAATGTGTGTGGTGTCGATATGTTACGTTCATCACGTGGCCCCTTAATCATGGAAGTGAATTCATCGCCGGGCTTACGGGGCATTGAACAAGCGACCAATAAAGATATCGCCGGCATGATCATTGAATTTATTGAACAACATGCCAAACCAAATAACACGCGTACACGCGGCAAAGGCTAA